Proteins encoded within one genomic window of uncultured Draconibacterium sp.:
- a CDS encoding succinate dehydrogenase/fumarate reductase iron-sulfur subunit translates to MADKILKKLKIKVWRQKNAKSKGKFETYTIENVSTGSSFLEMMDILNFQLIEEGIDPIAFDHDCREGICGTCSLYINGRPHGPDTEVTTCQLHMRKFKDGETIVIEPWRARAFPVIKDLVVDRTAFEKILQAGGFVSVNTGGVPDANAIPVAKEDAEESMDAAACIGCGACVAACKNSSAMLFVSAKVSHLAKLPQGKVEAASRAKNMVSKMDELGFGGCTNTQACEAECPKSISITNIARLNREYLKARISE, encoded by the coding sequence ATGGCAGACAAAATTCTAAAAAAACTCAAAATAAAAGTTTGGCGTCAAAAGAATGCCAAATCAAAAGGTAAATTCGAAACATACACAATCGAGAATGTTTCAACCGGGTCTTCTTTCCTTGAAATGATGGATATCCTGAATTTCCAGCTAATCGAAGAAGGAATCGATCCAATTGCTTTCGACCACGATTGCCGCGAAGGTATCTGCGGTACTTGTAGTCTATACATCAATGGCCGTCCACACGGACCAGACACCGAAGTTACTACTTGCCAGTTGCACATGCGTAAGTTCAAAGATGGCGAAACCATTGTAATTGAGCCATGGCGTGCACGTGCATTTCCGGTAATTAAAGACCTTGTGGTTGACCGTACAGCTTTCGAGAAAATTCTTCAGGCTGGTGGTTTCGTATCGGTAAATACCGGTGGTGTACCTGATGCAAATGCTATTCCGGTTGCTAAGGAAGATGCAGAAGAATCAATGGATGCAGCTGCTTGTATCGGTTGTGGCGCTTGTGTGGCAGCTTGTAAAAACTCCTCGGCTATGTTGTTTGTTTCGGCAAAAGTTTCGCACCTGGCAAAATTGCCACAGGGTAAAGTTGAAGCTGCAAGCCGTGCTAAAAATATGGTATCGAAAATGGATGAACTTGGTTTTGGTGGATGTACCAATACGCAGGCTTGTGAGGCCGAGTGTCCGAAGAGTATTTCGATTACAAACATTGCACGTTTGAACCGCGAATATCTGAAAGCAAGAATTAGCGAATAA
- a CDS encoding four helix bundle protein: MHQFKELKVWQKGRVLVKEIYKATHTFPKDELFGITSQMRRAAVSIPANIAEGCGRNSDKELSRFLDIANGSAFELETLVILSLDLEFLSQDKFEEFDRKLNEIQKMIFGFKQSLINHD, translated from the coding sequence ATGCATCAGTTTAAAGAATTGAAAGTTTGGCAAAAGGGAAGAGTTCTTGTTAAAGAGATTTATAAAGCAACTCACACATTTCCTAAAGATGAGCTTTTTGGTATAACTTCTCAAATGAGAAGAGCAGCCGTTTCAATTCCTGCAAATATTGCTGAAGGCTGTGGAAGAAATAGCGATAAGGAATTAAGTCGTTTTCTGGATATTGCCAATGGTAGTGCATTTGAATTGGAAACTTTAGTGATTCTAAGTCTTGATTTAGAATTTCTTTCTCAAGATAAATTTGAAGAATTTGATCGGAAACTGAATGAAATTCAAAAGATGATTTTTGGTTTTAAACAATCATTAATTAATCACGACTAA